A part of Paenibacillus sp. 481 genomic DNA contains:
- a CDS encoding DUF6973 domain-containing protein has protein sequence MILKKSIIAISVLSTAVLTPLSASAQADPTVQSISQNMEQQGMKEITFETFFNSDFYKDLPKDDPAIAFYQQIDHFKKQHPNLSPAEIVRHFDEEAIQENISYDQWSRLTLAEKALVASHPVNAAITVSTSKKAFQFTQAKYGRNGLGDVSDAYRHAIWNALMCKYVSKNWASLYGTAHETKPASELVGNEADGYSKIAHRDMDLYNNQKGRDCWNVLTDSIAWVSDTDLQNRVSAKLNAGELRWLH, from the coding sequence ATGATTTTGAAAAAATCTATCATTGCAATTTCTGTACTCTCTACCGCTGTTCTTACCCCACTATCAGCTTCAGCTCAAGCCGATCCAACTGTGCAAAGCATCTCGCAGAACATGGAACAACAGGGAATGAAGGAAATCACATTCGAGACCTTTTTTAATAGCGACTTCTATAAAGATTTACCGAAAGATGATCCTGCAATTGCATTCTATCAACAAATTGATCATTTCAAGAAGCAACATCCAAACCTATCACCTGCCGAAATTGTTCGACATTTTGATGAAGAGGCTATCCAAGAGAACATTTCTTACGATCAATGGTCACGTTTAACATTGGCGGAAAAGGCACTCGTCGCAAGTCATCCCGTTAACGCAGCAATTACGGTTTCTACATCGAAAAAAGCGTTCCAATTCACACAAGCGAAATATGGCAGGAATGGATTAGGGGATGTGTCTGATGCGTATCGTCATGCCATTTGGAATGCTTTGATGTGCAAATATGTTAGTAAAAACTGGGCAAGCCTGTATGGAACAGCGCATGAAACAAAGCCTGCGAGTGAGCTAGTAGGCAACGAGGCTGACGGATATAGTAAAATTGCGCATCGTGACATGGATTTATACAACAATCAAAAAGGAAGAGATTGTTGGAATGTGCTGACGGATAGTATAGCTTGGGTTTCGGATACCGATTTGCAAAATAGAGTCTCGGCAAAACTTAACGCTGGTGAATTGCGTTGGTTGCACTAA
- a CDS encoding sugar ABC transporter permease, protein MYVYKLRKKVWVITTHVLLAIIAIIALYPALWVVLSSLRPGTSLFSETFIPEQLTLQHYRDLFVKFPFAMWYVNTLKIAFVSMVFSTLFVLLAGYAFSRFRFYGRKGLMSFLFVLGMFPSFMSMVAVYILLLNMNLLNKHSALMFVYTAGAAMGYLLVKGYFDTIPQSLEDAARIDGANHWIVFTRIFLPLSRPLIVFLSVTSFAGAFNDFIFAQMVLRTKEKLTLAVGLYSMVGDQFATQFTVFAAGCVLVALPITVLFMAFQRFLVEGLTAGAEKG, encoded by the coding sequence ATGTACGTATACAAGCTGCGCAAAAAAGTATGGGTCATCACGACGCACGTCCTGCTCGCCATCATTGCGATTATCGCGCTGTACCCTGCATTGTGGGTTGTGTTGTCCTCGCTGCGTCCAGGGACGTCGTTGTTTAGTGAAACGTTTATTCCGGAGCAACTGACGCTGCAACACTACCGTGATCTGTTTGTAAAGTTTCCGTTTGCGATGTGGTATGTGAACACACTTAAAATTGCGTTCGTCTCGATGGTGTTCAGTACGCTGTTCGTCCTGCTGGCGGGCTATGCTTTTTCGAGATTCCGGTTCTATGGGCGAAAAGGGTTAATGAGCTTTTTGTTCGTACTTGGCATGTTCCCGTCGTTTATGAGCATGGTGGCGGTTTACATTTTGCTGCTAAATATGAATTTGCTCAACAAGCATTCGGCACTTATGTTTGTGTATACGGCGGGAGCGGCGATGGGGTATTTGCTCGTCAAAGGCTATTTTGATACGATTCCGCAAAGCTTGGAGGACGCAGCCCGTATCGATGGGGCGAATCATTGGATTGTCTTCACGCGTATTTTTCTGCCCTTGTCGCGACCGTTAATTGTATTTTTGTCCGTGACGTCGTTTGCGGGGGCGTTTAACGATTTTATTTTTGCTCAGATGGTGCTGCGAACGAAGGAGAAGCTGACGCTCGCCGTCGGTCTATACAGCATGGTCGGGGACCAATTTGCGACCCAGTTTACGGTGTTTGCCGCAGGATGTGTGCTTGTTGCCTTGCCGATTACGGTTTTGTTTATGGCGTTCCAGCGCTTCCTTGTCGAAGGCCTAACGGCGGGGGCGGAAAAAGGTTAA
- a CDS encoding DNA-3-methyladenine glycosylase: MDIAKRVMMQPTERIDRALCRASALELAPLLLGATLARRTEDGVVRSRIVETEAYGGAEDKGCHAFGNRRTQRTEVMFHDGGTSYVYMIYGMYYCLNVVAAQQDEPQVVLIRAVEPLTLADEQWMRQHRSIKSRKPADLCNGPGKLCQALSIDKAFNGINLLVSEELWLEAGAWPGEERIVCAPRINIPYAEEYADKPWRYYIADSAHVSVKDKNAIPFTW, from the coding sequence GTGGATATTGCAAAAAGAGTTATGATGCAGCCTACCGAGCGCATCGATAGAGCGTTGTGCCGTGCAAGTGCACTGGAGCTTGCACCGCTGTTGCTAGGTGCGACGCTGGCACGACGCACGGAGGATGGAGTTGTTCGCAGCCGTATCGTAGAAACGGAAGCTTACGGGGGAGCGGAAGACAAGGGATGTCACGCGTTCGGAAATCGCCGTACCCAGCGTACGGAAGTCATGTTTCACGATGGCGGCACTTCTTACGTGTATATGATTTATGGTATGTACTATTGTTTAAACGTCGTTGCTGCGCAGCAGGACGAGCCGCAAGTGGTGCTGATCCGCGCCGTTGAGCCGTTGACGCTTGCTGATGAGCAATGGATGCGGCAGCATCGCTCGATCAAATCGCGCAAGCCAGCCGACCTGTGCAACGGCCCGGGCAAGCTATGTCAGGCTTTGTCCATCGACAAAGCGTTCAATGGCATTAATCTGCTCGTAAGCGAGGAGCTATGGCTTGAAGCCGGGGCGTGGCCGGGGGAAGAGCGTATCGTCTGCGCGCCGCGCATCAATATTCCTTACGCGGAGGAGTATGCAGACAAGCCTTGGCGATATTACATCGCGGATAGCGCGCACGTATCCGTTAAAGATAAAAATGCCATTCCCTTTACATGGTGA
- a CDS encoding LacI family DNA-binding transcriptional regulator: MRRREQMSVTIIDVAKQAGVSPSTVSRVLSNNPRISPKTSARVREVMNELGYHPNVMAKSLVSKTTNTIALILPRPADELFLNLFFAEVIRGIVTQSSRVGFDLMMTTGATEQEELEAVTRLVRGRRVDGVILLYSRRHDPLIEFLKGQKFPFVLIGRSEEHPDILAVDNNNVLASYDATRHLIAQGHRRIGFVSGPSNLILSKDRLEGYLQALRENDLEAHPEWIVEGEFLQESGYRAMSFFMNLPERPTALVAIDDIVAFGVMRGLAELGYKIPQDLSLVSFNNISLAELATPPLTSVDIGIYQLGYTASQTLIRAIKGETVHHNQLIIPHRIIVRESSLQ, translated from the coding sequence ATGAGAAGGAGGGAGCAAATGTCCGTAACGATTATTGATGTCGCCAAGCAAGCGGGGGTCTCCCCTTCCACGGTATCGCGCGTGTTGTCTAACAATCCGCGTATTAGTCCGAAGACTTCGGCGCGAGTGCGCGAAGTCATGAACGAGCTTGGTTACCATCCGAATGTGATGGCTAAAAGTCTAGTATCCAAGACAACGAATACAATTGCTCTAATTTTGCCGCGCCCAGCGGATGAGCTGTTTTTGAATTTATTTTTTGCGGAAGTGATTCGAGGTATTGTCACTCAGTCCAGTCGCGTCGGATTCGATCTGATGATGACGACAGGGGCGACCGAGCAAGAAGAGCTGGAAGCGGTTACGCGCTTAGTGCGGGGACGACGTGTTGACGGTGTCATCTTGCTTTACTCGCGACGTCACGATCCATTGATTGAATTTTTGAAGGGGCAAAAGTTTCCGTTTGTGCTGATCGGTCGTAGTGAAGAGCATCCAGATATTTTGGCCGTGGACAATAACAATGTGCTCGCTTCGTATGATGCGACGCGTCATTTGATCGCGCAAGGGCATCGCCGCATCGGGTTTGTGAGTGGGCCGTCCAATTTAATTTTGTCGAAGGATCGATTGGAAGGGTATTTGCAGGCGCTGCGGGAGAATGATCTAGAGGCGCATCCGGAATGGATTGTGGAGGGTGAGTTCTTGCAGGAGAGCGGTTATCGCGCGATGTCCTTCTTTATGAACTTGCCAGAGCGGCCAACTGCGCTTGTCGCCATCGACGATATTGTCGCATTTGGCGTGATGCGCGGATTGGCGGAGCTAGGCTATAAAATCCCACAGGACTTGAGTCTAGTGAGCTTCAATAACATATCGCTCGCTGAATTGGCTACGCCGCCGCTTACTTCGGTGGATATCGGCATTTATCAATTGGGATATACGGCATCGCAAACGTTGATTCGTGCGATTAAGGGCGAGACTGTGCATCATAATCAGCTTATTATTCCGCACCGGATTATTGTGAGGGAGTCTTCCTTGCAGTAG
- a CDS encoding PD-(D/E)XK nuclease family protein: MQRTNYPEWSWSPSRHHLFEECRRKYFYHYYGAHNGWLRDAPPLVRQTYRLKQMTNLYLVFGDAMHKMAEQSLMRWFQAGQLLESAELVQRVRNLLNQAYKDSQQMAAWMEQPNKRKMLHEMYYDGGLPPKLIDTIRSRIPILADRFLDSRSLADYMAEGSRLIELERLNTMEIAGTKIYVKLDFMFRHDDRYIIVDWKTGQEDERNKTQLRLYGLYVHRLYEVPYDRLDIRTEYLLSGQCYEDRVTAEEMSELEEHVVGSIVAMQSVLADPKANVPLPMEAFEPTEDRRRCRRCSYQEICEYAAS, from the coding sequence ATGCAGCGCACAAATTATCCTGAATGGTCGTGGTCACCATCGCGGCATCATTTGTTTGAAGAGTGTCGGCGGAAATATTTTTATCATTATTATGGTGCCCATAATGGATGGCTTCGCGATGCGCCGCCTTTGGTGCGTCAGACGTATCGCTTGAAGCAAATGACGAATCTATATCTCGTATTCGGAGATGCGATGCATAAGATGGCGGAGCAATCGCTCATGCGCTGGTTTCAAGCCGGACAGCTGCTCGAATCAGCGGAGCTTGTGCAGCGAGTTCGCAATTTGCTCAATCAAGCGTACAAAGATTCGCAACAGATGGCGGCTTGGATGGAGCAGCCGAACAAGCGTAAGATGCTGCATGAAATGTATTACGACGGCGGTCTGCCGCCCAAGCTAATTGACACGATTCGCAGTCGCATTCCTATTTTGGCGGATCGCTTCCTAGATAGTCGGAGCTTGGCAGATTATATGGCCGAGGGTTCTCGGCTTATTGAGCTGGAGCGGCTCAACACGATGGAGATCGCAGGGACGAAAATATATGTGAAGCTCGACTTTATGTTCAGGCACGACGATCGCTACATCATTGTGGATTGGAAGACGGGACAGGAAGATGAGCGTAATAAGACGCAGTTGCGGTTGTATGGTTTGTATGTACACCGTCTTTATGAGGTACCTTATGATCGTCTGGATATACGAACGGAATATTTACTTAGTGGACAGTGCTACGAAGACCGAGTGACGGCAGAAGAAATGAGTGAGCTTGAGGAGCATGTGGTCGGCAGCATTGTGGCGATGCAATCGGTGTTGGCAGATCCCAAGGCCAATGTACCTCTGCCGATGGAAGCGTTCGAGCCGACAGAGGATCGGCGTAGGTGCCGCCGTTGTTCGTATCAAGAAATATGCGAGTATGCGGCTAGTTAG